In a single window of the Elaeis guineensis isolate ETL-2024a chromosome 4, EG11, whole genome shotgun sequence genome:
- the LOC105043285 gene encoding protein TRANSPARENT TESTA GLABRA 1, protein MEDSTQESPATATATATANTYTFDSPHPVYAMAFSSLPAPTPPLLALGSFIEGYANRVDVVTLDEDARSLRPEPSLSFDHPYPPTKLMFHPRPLPNSSTSLLASSAEFLRLWQVNSSSVVVRSILSNSKSSDFCAPLTSFDWNDAEPRRIVTSSIDTTCTVWDIERGVIETQLIAHDKEVYDIAWGEAGVFASVSADGSVRIFDLRDKEHSTIVYESPRPDTPLLRLAWNKADFRYMATILMDSNRVVIIDIRSPAAPVAELQRHRASVNAVAWAPQAARHICSAGDDGQALIWEVPAAGATVAPDGIDPALCYTAGAEINQLQWSAVHPDWIGIAFANKVQLLRV, encoded by the coding sequence ATGGAGGACTCGACCCAAGAATCCCCTGCGACGGCGACGGCGACGGCGACGGCGAACACGTACACCTTCGATTCCCCCCACCCGGTATACGCCATGGCCTTCTCCTCCCTCCCGGCCCCCACCCCCCCGCTCCTCGCCCTCGGCTCCTTCATCGAGGGCTACGCCAACCGCGTCGATGTCGTCACCCTCGACGAGGACGCCCGCTCCTTGCGCCCCGAACCCTCCCTCTCCTTCGACCACCCCTACCCCCCCACCAAGCTCATGTTCCATCCCAGGCCCCTCCCCAACTCCTCCACCTCCCTCCTCGCCTCTTCCGCCGAATTCCTCCGCCTCTGGCAGGTCAACTCGTCGTCGGTCGTCGTCCGCAGCATCCTCAGCAACAGCAAGTCGAGCGACTTCTGCGCCCCGCTCACCTCCTTCGACTGGAACGACGCGGAGCCCCGCCGCATCGTCACCTCCTCGATTGACACCACCTGCACTGTCTGGGACATCGAGCGCGGCGTCATCGAGACCCAGCTCATCGCCCATGACAAGGAGGTCTATGACATCGCCTGGGGCGAGGCCGGCGTCTTCGCCTCCGTCTCCGCCGACGGCTCCGTCCGAATCTTCGACCTCCGCGACAAGGAGCACTCCACCATCGTCTACGAGAGCCCCCGCCCGGACACCCCGCTCCTCCGCCTCGCCTGGAACAAGGCTGACTTCCGCTACATGGCTACCATCCTTATGGACAGCAACCGCGTCGTCATCATCGACATCCGATCCCCCGCGGCGCCCGTCGCCGAGCTGCAGCGCCACCGCGCCAGCGTCAATGCGGTCGCTTGGGCGCCGCAGGCAGCCAGGCACATCTGCTCCGCGGGGGACGACGGGCAGGCGCTCATATGGGAAGTGCCGGCCGCCGGGGCTACGGTGGCGCCGGACGGGATTGATCCGGCACTGTGTTACACCGCGGGGGCGGAGATCAACCAGCTGCAGTGGTCGGCAGTGCACCCGGACTGGATCGGGATAGCGTTCGCCAACAAGGTGCAGCTGCTGAGGGTCTGA